The following are encoded together in the Pseudodesulfovibrio indicus genome:
- a CDS encoding Hpt domain-containing protein has protein sequence MTDQFNPSAPGEGASGFDADAAREDMGLSDEEFALLAGRAREEIAARLEAVRQGFRESDLPGVALNSHTIKSVAASLGAEGVRRVAERLELCAREGDADRCSRHLPSMEGEAGWLLKVLGRL, from the coding sequence ATGACCGATCAGTTCAATCCATCCGCTCCGGGAGAGGGCGCATCCGGGTTCGACGCGGACGCGGCCCGCGAGGACATGGGGCTGTCGGACGAGGAGTTCGCCCTGCTTGCGGGCAGGGCCAGGGAGGAGATTGCGGCCCGTCTGGAGGCGGTGAGGCAGGGGTTTCGGGAGTCGGACCTGCCGGGCGTGGCGTTGAACAGCCACACCATCAAGAGCGTGGCCGCGTCCCTGGGCGCGGAAGGCGTGCGCCGGGTCGCGGAGAGGCTGGAGCTGTGCGCCCGCGAGGGCGACGCGGACCGCTGCTCCCGGCATCTCCCCTCCATGGAGGGCGAGGCCGGTTGGCTGCTGAAGGTCTTGGGACGGCTGTAG
- a CDS encoding winged helix-turn-helix transcriptional regulator has protein sequence MGAPCSLKFCGDKKYYCSVELTLQVIGGKWKPIIMHRLGSEGTLRFSEVKRSIPNITQKMLTQQLRELESDGVVLREVYPQVPPKVEYSLTDLGRSVMPVIASLSEWGTRYAQWYAESQPDAEAV, from the coding sequence ATGGGCGCACCCTGTTCCCTGAAGTTTTGCGGCGACAAGAAGTACTATTGCAGCGTGGAGCTGACCCTGCAGGTCATCGGCGGCAAGTGGAAACCGATCATCATGCACCGGCTGGGAAGCGAGGGCACGTTGCGCTTCAGCGAGGTGAAGCGGTCCATCCCGAACATCACCCAGAAGATGTTGACCCAGCAGCTCCGCGAGCTGGAGTCGGACGGGGTGGTGCTGCGCGAGGTCTATCCGCAGGTGCCGCCCAAGGTGGAGTACTCCCTGACCGATCTGGGGCGCAGCGTGATGCCGGTCATCGCCAGCCTGAGCGAGTGGGGCACCCGGTACGCGCAGTGGTACGCCGAGAGCCAGCCCGACGCCGAGGCCGTATAG
- a CDS encoding nitroreductase family protein, with protein sequence MDTLQALMTRRSVRKFEEKDVPEEMVRQILEAAMMAPSAGNAQPWQFIVVNERERLDAMADLHPYIKMVLQAPLGIIVCGDLTKEKYPGYWVQDCSAAMQNLLLAVHALGLGAVWTGIYPKEDRVAGYRAMFDLPENIIPLAFAPIGWPAQQPKSESRFLEDRIHYNSY encoded by the coding sequence ATGGATACCCTGCAAGCCCTGATGACCCGGCGCAGCGTGCGCAAATTCGAAGAGAAGGACGTCCCCGAGGAGATGGTACGCCAGATCCTGGAGGCGGCCATGATGGCCCCCAGCGCGGGCAACGCGCAGCCCTGGCAGTTCATCGTGGTCAACGAGCGGGAACGGCTCGACGCCATGGCCGACCTGCACCCCTACATCAAGATGGTGCTCCAGGCGCCGCTCGGCATCATCGTCTGCGGCGACCTGACCAAGGAGAAGTACCCGGGCTACTGGGTCCAGGACTGCTCCGCGGCCATGCAGAACCTGCTGCTCGCCGTCCACGCCCTCGGCCTGGGCGCGGTCTGGACCGGCATCTATCCCAAGGAGGACCGCGTGGCCGGATACCGCGCCATGTTCGACCTCCCGGAGAACATCATTCCCCTGGCCTTTGCCCCCATCGGCTGGCCCGCGCAGCAGCCCAAATCCGAAAGCCGGTTCCTTGAAGACCGCATCCACTACAACAGCTATTAG
- a CDS encoding flavodoxin family protein, translated as MKVVAFNGSARKGGNTADMIKRVFVKLEAQGIETEMIELAGKKMHGCIACYKCAENKDRRCAVKNDFLNECIAAMETADGIILGSPTYFATITTEMSALIDRAGMVSLVNGGMLARKVGAAVVAARRGGAMQTFNTLNSLFFIQQMIVPGSRYWNMGFGRETGEVLKDEEGMLTMDILGDNMAWLMKKLQD; from the coding sequence ATGAAAGTAGTCGCGTTCAACGGCTCCGCACGCAAGGGCGGCAACACCGCCGACATGATCAAGCGGGTCTTTGTCAAACTCGAAGCCCAGGGCATCGAAACCGAAATGATCGAACTGGCCGGGAAGAAGATGCACGGCTGCATCGCCTGCTACAAATGCGCCGAGAACAAGGACCGCCGCTGCGCCGTCAAGAACGACTTCCTCAACGAATGTATCGCGGCCATGGAGACCGCCGACGGCATCATCCTCGGCTCGCCCACCTACTTCGCCACCATCACCACCGAGATGTCCGCCCTCATCGACCGCGCGGGCATGGTCTCCCTGGTCAACGGCGGCATGCTCGCCCGCAAGGTCGGCGCCGCCGTGGTCGCCGCCCGTCGGGGCGGGGCCATGCAGACCTTCAACACCCTCAACTCCCTGTTCTTCATCCAGCAGATGATCGTGCCCGGCTCCCGCTACTGGAACATGGGCTTCGGCCGCGAAACGGGCGAGGTCCTCAAGGACGAAGAGGGCATGCTGACCATGGATATCCTCGGCGACAACATGGCCTGGCTCATGAAGAAGCTTCAGGACTAA
- a CDS encoding PAS domain S-box protein, with amino-acid sequence MLKRITYLIPPLIGLMVAAMVYIGYRADLDNHAQKNHARVLQVLNETRATLEASLGASVHLIGSMEAFLKVNPEPSRAEFEVLAGSLMADVPAVRSLMLARNDVVTRIFPRPTDGKVLGRDLSKVGPVALRTLVQRAKETGQRQILAQEQHSHGVEEITILAPVHPSGGKGSDGYWGLVCVRIDGAAFFRNAGIGLSGNDVILAVRDGGLLATETVLAGDPVVFDMVPMVQTIRVPSGEWVLAAAPGGGWGGSPYSAAILFGGGVATILIPASLWAVVAMILGRLKDRERYYQLVHNAKSIILRINMDGDIVFCNEYAEDFYGYDPGELLGKPLVGTLVSRKSLEGKSMRRYLDRLLNNPSAHPFNETMNIRKNGEIVWVAWANDSVKAGDGTVAGLLCVGTDITDRKLMEEALRQREKQYRLLAENVTDIIWGLDADYRFTYVSPSDEAVRGFKRYDVLGRPITDFLTPASRRIFEDALRVLDDADGPQGPGTSVTEDLEFICADGSTVWLESHLGTLLSEEGERIGLQGVSRDITDRKLAEALRDDVERMARHDLKTPLGAVISLPEEIRKIGRLSAPQEAMLKTIENAGATMLELINRSLDLYKMECGTYVLERTTVDVLDVLENIKAEALPQIREKGISMGIEARGGPNPGSAVISADAELFRSMLANLMVNAIQASPESGSVSVLIELERDLTITIRNQGEVPCSVRDTFFDKYSTSSTARGSGLGTYSARLIARTHGGDINVETWKPGETSVIITLPQ; translated from the coding sequence ATGCTCAAGCGCATTACCTACCTGATTCCCCCGCTCATCGGCCTGATGGTCGCGGCGATGGTCTATATCGGCTACCGGGCGGACCTGGACAACCACGCCCAAAAGAATCACGCCAGGGTGTTGCAGGTGCTCAACGAGACCAGGGCGACCCTGGAGGCCTCACTGGGCGCGAGCGTCCACCTGATCGGCTCCATGGAGGCGTTCCTCAAGGTCAACCCCGAGCCGAGCCGGGCCGAGTTCGAGGTCCTGGCCGGGTCCCTGATGGCCGATGTCCCCGCCGTGCGCTCCCTGATGCTCGCCAGGAACGACGTCGTCACCCGTATCTTTCCCCGGCCCACGGATGGCAAGGTCCTGGGCCGCGACCTGTCCAAGGTGGGACCGGTGGCCCTGCGGACCCTGGTGCAGCGCGCCAAGGAGACCGGACAGCGCCAGATCCTCGCCCAGGAGCAGCACTCCCACGGCGTCGAGGAGATCACCATCCTGGCCCCGGTCCATCCGTCGGGCGGGAAGGGGAGTGACGGGTACTGGGGGTTGGTCTGCGTCAGGATCGACGGCGCCGCCTTTTTCCGCAATGCGGGCATCGGCCTGAGCGGAAACGACGTGATCCTGGCCGTCCGGGACGGCGGACTCCTGGCCACCGAGACCGTGCTGGCGGGCGACCCCGTGGTCTTCGACATGGTCCCCATGGTCCAGACCATCCGCGTGCCGTCCGGCGAATGGGTGCTGGCCGCTGCCCCCGGCGGCGGCTGGGGCGGCTCGCCCTACAGCGCCGCGATCCTCTTCGGCGGCGGCGTGGCCACCATCCTCATTCCCGCCTCACTGTGGGCCGTGGTCGCCATGATCCTCGGCCGCCTCAAGGACCGGGAGCGGTACTACCAGCTGGTCCACAACGCCAAGTCGATCATCCTGCGTATCAACATGGACGGCGACATCGTCTTCTGCAACGAGTACGCCGAGGATTTCTACGGCTACGATCCGGGCGAACTGCTCGGCAAGCCCCTGGTCGGCACCCTGGTCTCGCGCAAGAGCCTGGAAGGCAAGTCCATGCGCCGCTACCTCGACCGGCTGCTCAACAACCCCTCGGCCCACCCGTTCAACGAGACCATGAACATCCGCAAGAACGGGGAGATCGTCTGGGTCGCCTGGGCCAACGACTCGGTCAAGGCCGGCGACGGCACCGTCGCGGGGCTGCTCTGCGTGGGTACGGACATCACCGACCGCAAGCTCATGGAAGAGGCCCTGCGCCAGCGCGAAAAGCAATATCGGCTCCTGGCCGAGAACGTCACCGACATCATCTGGGGGCTGGACGCCGACTACCGGTTCACCTACGTCAGCCCGTCCGACGAGGCCGTGCGCGGGTTCAAGCGGTACGACGTGCTCGGCCGCCCCATAACCGATTTCCTGACCCCGGCCTCGCGCCGCATATTCGAGGACGCCCTGCGCGTGCTCGACGACGCGGACGGGCCGCAGGGACCCGGCACCTCGGTCACCGAGGACCTGGAGTTCATCTGCGCGGACGGCTCCACCGTGTGGCTCGAATCCCACCTCGGCACCCTGCTCAGCGAGGAGGGCGAACGGATCGGGTTGCAGGGCGTCAGCCGCGACATCACCGATCGCAAGCTCGCCGAGGCCCTGCGCGACGACGTGGAGCGCATGGCCCGCCACGATCTCAAGACCCCGCTCGGCGCGGTCATCAGCCTGCCCGAGGAGATCCGCAAGATCGGCAGGCTGTCCGCCCCGCAGGAGGCCATGCTCAAGACCATCGAGAATGCGGGCGCGACCATGCTCGAACTCATCAACCGGTCGTTGGACCTCTACAAGATGGAGTGCGGGACCTACGTCCTCGAGCGGACCACCGTGGACGTCCTCGACGTGCTCGAAAACATCAAGGCCGAGGCGTTGCCCCAGATCCGCGAAAAAGGAATCAGCATGGGCATCGAGGCTCGCGGCGGGCCGAACCCCGGTTCGGCCGTCATCTCCGCGGACGCCGAACTCTTCCGGTCCATGCTCGCCAACCTCATGGTCAACGCGATCCAGGCCTCGCCCGAATCCGGGTCCGTGTCCGTACTCATCGAACTGGAGCGGGACCTGACTATCACCATCCGGAACCAGGGCGAGGTGCCGTGCTCCGTGCGCGATACCTTCTTCGACAAATACTCCACCTCCAGCACCGCGCGCGGCTCCGGGCTCGGCACCTACTCCGCGCGGCTCATCGCCCGGACCCACGGCGGCGACATCAACGTCGAAACCTGGAAGCCCGGCGAGACCTCGGTCATCATCACCCTCCCGCAGTAG
- a CDS encoding helix-turn-helix domain-containing protein: protein MADESTTFREIPGLDGVGVVRHAGPPPTGARHAHRSVCVCAVLSGVRIVSCAGARCEAGAGNVLVLPAGLPHTCAGPPSEYVAISIPPACFERGGLVPDVPGPMIVDDPVRFGAVLHLSELAGGGASLLERQGALLAVMEPLCGSGPPQSGPPSEPERIAQVRRRLESNCAEDLPLEALADMAGLSPCRLNRAFAAAVGMPPHEYQILQRVQRAKECIRQGLELARCAAEAGFSDQSHMTRCFRKVMGMTPGTFAAGVTRIR from the coding sequence TTGGCTGACGAATCCACGACATTCCGTGAAATCCCCGGCCTGGACGGCGTCGGCGTGGTCCGCCACGCGGGACCGCCGCCCACCGGGGCGCGCCACGCCCACCGGTCCGTGTGCGTGTGCGCGGTCCTGTCCGGCGTGCGGATCGTGTCGTGCGCGGGAGCTCGTTGCGAGGCCGGGGCCGGGAACGTGCTGGTCCTCCCCGCCGGGCTGCCCCACACCTGCGCCGGTCCGCCCAGCGAGTATGTCGCGATCTCCATTCCCCCGGCCTGCTTCGAGCGGGGCGGGCTGGTCCCGGATGTGCCGGGGCCGATGATCGTGGACGACCCGGTCCGGTTCGGCGCGGTCCTCCACCTGTCGGAATTGGCCGGGGGCGGCGCGTCCCTGCTGGAGCGGCAGGGGGCGCTGCTGGCGGTCATGGAGCCGCTTTGCGGTTCCGGCCCACCCCAATCAGGTCCTCCGTCCGAGCCGGAGCGCATCGCCCAGGTCCGCCGGCGGCTGGAATCCAACTGCGCGGAAGACCTCCCCCTGGAAGCCCTCGCGGACATGGCCGGACTGAGCCCGTGCAGGCTGAACCGCGCCTTTGCCGCCGCTGTGGGCATGCCGCCCCACGAGTACCAGATTCTCCAGCGCGTGCAGCGGGCCAAGGAATGCATCCGCCAGGGCCTGGAGCTGGCCCGCTGCGCGGCCGAGGCCGGTTTCTCGGACCAGAGCCACATGACCCGCTGCTTTCGCAAGGTCATGGGCATGACCCCCGGCACCTTCGCGGCCGGTGTGACGCGCATCCGTTAA
- a CDS encoding cupin domain-containing protein: protein MLIFDSFDTGTVVAGGAAKTAEDLEWNAHPAFAGVSLKHLITGAETGGRFSAHLVRLEPGAEIGDHVHAANWELHEVAAGEGVCVLDGRSIAYGPGVAAVMPENAPHSVRAGKDGLRLLAKFVPALL from the coding sequence ATGCTGATATTCGACAGTTTTGATACGGGAACCGTGGTGGCGGGGGGCGCGGCAAAGACCGCCGAGGACCTGGAGTGGAACGCCCATCCGGCCTTTGCCGGGGTTTCCCTCAAGCATCTGATCACCGGGGCCGAGACCGGAGGACGGTTCAGCGCCCATCTTGTCCGGCTGGAACCGGGCGCGGAGATCGGCGACCATGTCCATGCGGCCAACTGGGAGCTGCACGAGGTGGCCGCGGGCGAGGGCGTGTGCGTGCTCGACGGGCGCTCCATCGCCTACGGGCCGGGCGTGGCCGCGGTCATGCCGGAAAACGCGCCCCATAGCGTGCGGGCCGGAAAGGACGGGCTTCGTCTTTTGGCCAAGTTCGTGCCCGCGCTGCTCTGA
- a CDS encoding HD-GYP domain-containing protein, with protein sequence MAGLRGQEELLRAIRAITSGSHTDEIHRLTGPEYDPAIQELAEAMAVMLVRLEAREDRLEELLAKIRRDTVNTITSVVHALGARDAYTEGHGERVGVYARRLAQRLKLPADEVERIRIAGTLHDIGKIGFSDRVFSSEDTPLSEDMVEEIHRHPEWGRDILKDLDFLGPALEYVYAHHERLDGSGYPRGLSGDAIPLGARILCVVDYFDAMTTDRPYQKGRSREAAFAILRDLAGTALDETLVEAFILEVEENGPAG encoded by the coding sequence ATGGCCGGGCTCAGGGGGCAGGAAGAACTGCTGCGGGCCATCCGGGCCATCACCTCGGGAAGCCACACGGACGAGATTCACCGGCTGACCGGGCCGGAGTACGACCCGGCCATCCAGGAACTGGCCGAGGCCATGGCCGTGATGCTCGTCCGGCTGGAGGCCCGGGAGGATCGGCTGGAAGAGCTCCTGGCCAAGATTCGGCGCGACACGGTGAACACCATCACCTCGGTCGTCCACGCCCTGGGCGCGCGCGACGCCTATACCGAGGGCCACGGCGAGCGCGTGGGCGTGTATGCCCGGCGGCTGGCCCAGCGGCTCAAGCTGCCCGCCGACGAGGTGGAGCGCATCCGTATCGCCGGGACTCTGCACGACATCGGCAAGATCGGGTTCAGCGACCGGGTCTTCAGCAGCGAGGACACCCCCTTGAGCGAGGACATGGTGGAGGAGATCCACCGCCACCCGGAGTGGGGCCGCGACATCCTCAAGGACCTGGACTTCCTCGGCCCGGCCCTGGAATACGTCTATGCCCACCACGAGCGGCTGGACGGCTCGGGTTATCCGCGGGGGCTGTCCGGCGACGCCATCCCGCTCGGCGCGCGCATCCTCTGCGTGGTGGACTATTTCGACGCCATGACCACGGACCGCCCCTACCAGAAGGGCCGTTCCCGCGAGGCCGCCTTCGCCATCCTGCGGGATTTGGCCGGGACCGCCCTGGACGAGACCCTGGTGGAGGCGTTCATCCTCGAAGTCGAGGAGAACGGTCCGGCGGGTTAG
- a CDS encoding SDR family oxidoreductase — MGRIFIAGAAGNIGSALIDTLGDKAEVVAGVHSPEKGASLAGDCVEPRVCDFGDLDSMERAMEGCDRMFLVLPLHERLARYGRVAVDAARKAGIKYIVRSSAYGASSDAHWRLGREHGMVDQFVEDSKIPFTVLRPNTFMQNFSTFMAPMIRSGVIALPEEEYKVSYIDVRDIAACAARLLLDSAGFEDGFYALTGPRGLTLAEVAETISEAAGVKVAYTPVDEETFIQGLDQAGVPEWNRNMLVSLSRVVKLGMLGNVTQAVEYLTGAPARTFADFAAESAAAWK, encoded by the coding sequence ATGGGCAGGATATTCATAGCGGGCGCGGCCGGAAACATCGGCTCGGCCCTGATCGATACGCTGGGAGACAAGGCGGAGGTCGTGGCCGGGGTCCATTCCCCGGAAAAGGGCGCCTCCCTGGCCGGGGATTGCGTGGAGCCGCGCGTGTGCGACTTCGGCGACCTCGACTCCATGGAGCGGGCCATGGAGGGGTGCGACCGCATGTTCCTGGTCCTTCCGCTGCACGAGCGGCTGGCCCGCTACGGCAGGGTGGCCGTGGATGCGGCCAGGAAGGCGGGCATCAAGTACATCGTCCGCTCGTCGGCCTACGGCGCGTCCTCGGACGCCCACTGGCGGCTGGGGAGGGAGCACGGCATGGTGGACCAGTTCGTGGAGGATTCCAAGATTCCCTTCACCGTGCTGCGGCCCAACACCTTCATGCAGAATTTCAGCACCTTCATGGCCCCCATGATCCGGTCCGGGGTCATCGCCCTGCCCGAGGAGGAATACAAGGTCAGCTACATCGACGTGCGCGACATCGCGGCCTGCGCCGCCCGGCTGCTGCTCGACAGCGCCGGGTTCGAGGACGGGTTCTACGCCCTGACCGGGCCCAGGGGGCTGACCCTGGCCGAGGTGGCCGAGACCATCTCCGAGGCGGCGGGCGTTAAGGTGGCCTACACCCCCGTGGACGAGGAGACGTTCATCCAGGGGCTGGACCAGGCGGGCGTGCCCGAATGGAACCGGAACATGCTCGTGTCCCTGAGCCGGGTGGTCAAGCTCGGCATGCTGGGCAACGTGACCCAGGCCGTGGAGTACCTGACCGGCGCTCCGGCGCGGACCTTCGCGGACTTCGCCGCCGAGAGCGCGGCCGCCTGGAAGTAG
- a CDS encoding hydantoinase/oxoprolinase family protein yields the protein MLLGIDVGGTHTDAVALDLRGGVSVAASCKVPTRHHDLLSSVTEALTAILAQVDAGEVAQLNLSTTLSTNAIVQGKTEDVGVIVSAGPGIDPHNFMPCKDFHVIDGSIDHRGNEVRALSSRQLAEAVDRCRENEVRVFAAVSKFSTRNPRHENMIRRTVCNCKSVDVCEHADFVTLGHQLGGALNFPRRVATAYFNCAVWRLYNQFATAVEKALDEMGLGHVKVNVLKADGGTMPLPQSRTMPVQSIFSGPAASVMGIIALTDIFHDSVILDIGGTTTDIAVFADGAPLIEREGIDIGSHPTLVSALKVHSIGVGGDSAISVIGSGDGAEVRVGPNRLGPSVCLGGERVTLTDALNFETICAVGDAEKSRQAMETFAATHGMTGATLARRAIDGASDAIHEATRSLVDEINSKPVYTIHELIEGKKIVPKKVYLMGGPAQALKAELFRRFQLSTEVPENYDVANAIGAALTRTTWELELFADTQRHVLFIPTLSYRENVPSGYSLDDARKDAVNQLTMQLGSMGVFLQPEDAQITHASSFNMVEGYDEVGKNIRVKCQVRPGVVKTFGEGR from the coding sequence ATGCTGCTTGGAATCGACGTGGGCGGGACCCACACGGACGCGGTCGCCCTGGACCTCAGGGGCGGGGTTTCCGTGGCCGCCTCCTGCAAGGTCCCCACCCGCCATCACGACCTGCTCTCTTCCGTCACCGAGGCGCTGACGGCAATCCTCGCCCAGGTGGATGCCGGCGAGGTCGCCCAGCTGAACCTGTCCACCACCCTGTCCACCAACGCCATCGTCCAGGGCAAGACCGAGGACGTGGGCGTCATCGTCTCCGCAGGGCCGGGCATCGACCCGCACAACTTCATGCCCTGCAAGGACTTCCACGTCATCGACGGGTCCATCGACCACCGGGGCAACGAGGTCCGCGCGCTGAGCTCCCGGCAACTGGCCGAGGCCGTGGACCGCTGCCGCGAGAACGAGGTGCGGGTATTCGCCGCGGTGTCCAAGTTCTCCACCCGCAACCCGCGCCACGAGAACATGATCCGCCGCACCGTGTGCAACTGCAAGTCCGTGGACGTCTGCGAGCACGCGGACTTCGTCACCCTCGGCCACCAGCTGGGCGGGGCGCTCAATTTTCCGCGGCGGGTGGCCACGGCCTACTTCAACTGCGCGGTCTGGCGGCTCTACAACCAATTCGCCACCGCCGTGGAAAAGGCGCTGGACGAGATGGGACTGGGCCACGTCAAGGTCAACGTGCTCAAGGCCGACGGCGGGACCATGCCCCTGCCCCAGTCCCGGACCATGCCCGTGCAGTCCATCTTTTCCGGCCCGGCCGCCTCGGTCATGGGCATCATCGCCCTGACCGACATCTTCCACGACTCGGTCATCCTCGACATCGGCGGCACCACCACCGACATCGCGGTCTTTGCCGACGGCGCGCCGCTCATCGAGCGCGAGGGCATCGACATCGGCTCGCACCCCACCCTGGTCTCGGCCCTGAAGGTCCACTCCATCGGCGTGGGCGGCGACTCCGCCATCTCGGTCATCGGCTCCGGCGACGGGGCCGAGGTGCGCGTCGGTCCCAACCGGCTCGGTCCGTCCGTCTGCCTGGGCGGCGAGCGCGTCACCCTGACCGACGCCCTCAACTTCGAGACCATCTGCGCCGTGGGCGACGCCGAGAAGTCCAGACAGGCCATGGAAACCTTTGCCGCGACCCACGGCATGACCGGCGCAACCCTGGCGCGCAGGGCCATCGATGGCGCGTCGGACGCCATCCACGAAGCCACCCGCTCCCTGGTGGACGAGATCAACTCCAAGCCGGTCTACACCATCCACGAACTCATCGAGGGCAAGAAGATCGTGCCCAAGAAGGTCTACCTCATGGGCGGCCCGGCCCAGGCCCTGAAGGCCGAACTCTTCCGCCGGTTTCAGCTCTCCACCGAGGTGCCGGAGAACTACGACGTGGCCAACGCCATCGGCGCGGCCCTGACCCGGACCACCTGGGAGCTCGAACTCTTTGCCGACACCCAGCGGCACGTCCTGTTCATCCCCACCCTCTCCTACCGCGAGAACGTGCCCTCCGGGTACTCCCTGGACGACGCCAGGAAGGACGCGGTCAACCAGCTGACCATGCAGCTCGGCTCCATGGGCGTGTTCCTGCAACCCGAGGACGCCCAGATCACCCACGCCTCCAGCTTCAACATGGTCGAGGGATACGACGAGGTGGGCAAGAACATCCGCGTCAAATGCCAGGTCCGGCCCGGCGTGGTCAAAACCTTCGGGGAGGGCCGCTAA